Sequence from the Prionailurus bengalensis isolate Pbe53 chromosome A3, Fcat_Pben_1.1_paternal_pri, whole genome shotgun sequence genome:
AAGGGGCATAGcctttccctgcctctgccttAAATAAAACTATGTTGTTGATCCTGTGATTCCTTGGTTTATACatttgagagggggaggagctaTAATCTGGGTCAGCACACTTAAAGTGGATTAGAACAGGGGAAATGACTTGGCTGTAATCAATCTCCCTAGCCCCAGTCCCTAGGATAGAACCTTGAAGTTCCAATCTTTAGTCACTCAGTAATGCTCCCATAGGATCATACGGAGAAGAGGGTCCCTTGGCAGGAGCTCAGGAAATAATGCAGCCATGATGGGACATCACAGGTGTGAACTGGCTTTAGTTGCTTTCCTGCTTAATTCAGGAGCTTGCCAAAGGGCCTATAAATGAAGCCCTGCCTAGATCTGCCCAAAccaaaagttctggaaataggaTATTGGGGTATGCCTGAGGAAAACCACTCCCTTTCCCATCCCCCACACAAATCAGAACAGCTAGCAAGTACACAGTCTGTAAGACACCTAAGAAAACAAGTCACTGCCTTCTTAAGGTCACAGACTTTATTCCTATAACCAGAGGGCCTGAGAATGACTGGAGCAAGAAGAATTTCATCTGGGAGTGTCTCTTATGGGAAGGACTGTTCATGGAAGGATGGGAACAGAGGACAAGGAAGATAAGCTCTTCTGGCCCTAAGAACAAAACACATTTACTCCAGCAAAGCAGCAGATAATCTGAAAACCCTCTGGAAACTGAGCCTGCCTGCACAGCCCCTGAAGCAAATGGGCAGAAAAGCACTGCCATCTGGCACAAAAGGGAATTCAGATCCAGAACAGAACcagcaaagtattttaaaaaataataattgttctGGGACTCACAAACAGGCATTTCTAAGGGAAAATGCATACCCAAGATAAGTAGTGGTGCTTCCTGAGAGAGCTGACAGGATTACAGAGCTGCTTACCTGCTTCAGTCTAGGCCCTCACTTGTCCTCTACATTCTTAACTTGAGTAAGGGACATGACCTTCAGGTCCTGTTCTGGGCTCCAAGGGCTCTTAAAGTCTAGGGGCTCAGCAAGCTGATGCTAACCTGGGCCATGTCCTATCTATCTGGCAACCACAGGAAGTTGCCTCCACACAGGGGCAAAGCTGGTCCTCAGTCCCAGACAGCTGGTCAAGAGAGGTGGTGTGGGTCTGCACTGGCCCTCAGCACTCctggatgggggcagggaggatgggAAAACTTTGCAAAGCCAAGCAGGGGCAAGCCTGGGTGAAGGGCAGGGTCTTGTTTACTGGATGGTCAGGCAGCGGTGGTTGAAGAGCTGGCAGATGACAGTTGGGTCAGCCACAGTAGACGTGTCCCCCAGGTCGTGGTCATTCTGAGCAATCTTCCGAAGCACCCGCCTCATAATTTTCCCTAGGGGACCACAGCCTTCTGGTTATGTGGTGATAGCACTGACCCACTCCAGCCCTGCCAAAATGGCTTCCATCCACACACATTCTGCCACCACTAGGCCTTGGCCAATCCCAAACCCAATCACTTGAGGCCTTTGAACATACCTGAGCGGGTTTTAGGCAAGCCAGGTGCATTCTGGATATAATCCGGTGTGGCAATGGGGCCAATTTTTTCTCTAACTGTAACCAACAAATCATTAAGCATTTCTTCAGTATCATTAGCCAGGCTCCCAAAACCATGGCTTTGTTCCCCACCTATTTTCTCTTCAAGGCTCTGCCCACAGAATCATTCTTAGAGtcactgcctttctctctctctttttttaagtaggctccatgcccagtgtggagcccagtgcagggcccaaccaacatggggcctgaactcacaaccgtgagatcaagacctaagctgagatcaagagtcacacacttaaccggctaagccacccaggcaccctggtctttctctcttttcaacaCACTTCTACTATCTCATTTCGTATCAGTCTTCCTTCATGGAACTCCAACTCTAAGAATCCACCTTCTAGAGTTTAAATCCCACTTTATTAgcagtgtggccttgggcaagtgatttaacttctctgagctccaatttcttcatctttaggATGAGGTAACAATAGGATCTATTTCACAGTGGTGATTATAGGTATAAAATGGATTAATGCATTTAAAGCACTTAGCCCAGTGGTGGCAAAGagaattctataaatgtcagCCATTATTATCCTAGTGGAGAGACTAGAGGAGACTGAACGGGAAGGTGGCAATCAGCCCCGAAGGCCCCCTAGGATCTGGTTTATAGTTTGGGGGGCAGCTTGCTCTAGCCTCTTCCCAACAACTTGCTGTGGTAACTTGGCCATCAGGACAGTCCCTACAGTCCCTGCTTAGGGAGGCTTCTCACTCTGCTTCTTGAGTTCCTCGATGAGGGTGGGGCTGAAGGTGTAGCCATCACACAGGGTGACAAAGCAGTAGAGGCATTCGCCCTTCACAGGATGAGGATGGCCGACCACAGCTGCCTCTGCAATAGCTTCATGTTCCACAAGTGCTGACTCCACCTCTGCTGTGCTCAGCAGATGTCCTTGTCAAGGGAAAGAAAGTGCCATGAGAGAGATCCCATGCCCTACCCCAGCCCCTGTTCCATCTGTGCCTAGAGGGCTGTCCTGGTCTGGTCAAATGGGGAAGCCccttcattcattcctcacaTGATCTGCTTTGGTTGTCCCACCACCCTGGTTCCCCTCCTCTAAGCACATTCCAGTGTTTATAACTCTTCCTCCAAAACCTCTACCCAAAACTGAATGCTGCACTGTAAGTATGGTTTGGCCAAGGACATCCTGGTTCTCTTGGAAGGCTTTAGCTGGGACTTGCTGGGGAAGTAGTGCTAATGAGAAGGGAAAACAGTCCCTGGCCCTCACCAGATACATTCAGCATGTCATCAATCCTTCCAGTGATCCAATAATAGCCATCCCGGTCCCGTCGGCAgcctagaaagagaagaaatacacaACATGATAAATACCTCACAGTAGGGTACACGATCCATATTATCAAACTGCTACACCCACTGCAGTAGTCTCCTAACAATCTTCCTGCTTCTATACCAtggtagccagcctccaagataGCCACACTGATTTCCACTTTCTGATGATATTCAGACTTCTGTGTAGTCCTCTTCCTCATTGTACTTGGGTTAGTCTGCATGATCAACAGAATTTGGCAGAAGTAATGGGATGTCGTTTCTGACATTAGATTATAGAAGACGCCGTGGCTTCTATGTTGGTGGCATTCTCTCAGATTGTATGCTCTGGGGGAAGTCAGCTGCCATGTCATGAGTAGCCCTGTGGAGAGGTGAGGAACTGAGGGCTGCTGCCAACAGCCACATGAGTGAGCTTGGCAATAGGTCCTCCAGGCTCAATTAAACCTTCAAATGACTGCAGCCCCAACCAACAGCTTCACTGCAACCCATGAGAGACTCTCAATGAGAATTTCTGACAAAGCCACTAACAAATTCCTGATCCTCAGAAATTGTGAGATATCTGTCATTTTAAGCCGCCAAGTTTGGAGGTAATTTGTTCCATGGCAACAGATAACTAATATACTCACCTAAAGTCTGTTTTCCATAAATCAGTTATTTTCTAAACAATAAACCAGTTCTTGTCACTTGTCTGCTTAACAACCCATAAAGGTCTCCCCCATTGTACACATTTGGATTTTGGATAAAATCCAAAGTCTTCACCATGACCCACAAGGTCCTACATTATCTACCTCTCCAACTTCATGtaatattctttccttccctttgctcacTATACTTCAGCCACACAGGTTTTGGTCTGCTCCTCAGACATTTCAAGCTTATGTCTCTGCACAGAACACTCACTCTTACTCCAAAATTTTCCCATgcctggctgccttctcactCTATAGGTCTCTGGTCAAATATCACTTCCACGAAGCCTTCTCTCACCAGCCCATGTATGGTGGCCATTCCTGCAGACATCCTTTATCCTGTaacactgtttatttttcttcatagcacttgtCACTAAGATAAGCTTATTTACTTGTTTGCTGTATTTATTGTCTATCTCCCTTTGCTAGAATATAAGCCCCGTGTGAACAGAGGCCTTGTCTACCTTATTCATGGTAATATCCCCTGTGCTTAGATCAGTGCCTAGACATAGTAGGTAATAAATCattatggatgaatggattggTGGATAGAGTCATGGCCAAACACAGGCTCTAGACATGAGGATGCACATGACATAATAATACATTCTGCTGCATGCCCCATCTCTTTTAGCACAGGAACAATGGAAACAAGAACCTCTTTCCTCATATATCAAATCAGATGGTTCCATGCTGAgactttccatacaacactcataCCTGCTGTTACAGTCTTCTGTATAGCTCTGCCTGGATATTAGGCACTGACACATAGAATACGTTCCTCTCTCTGTTACTCTTCACCCCTAACCAACTCTTCctgaaaaaggaaggggaagataCATGTCTTGGTGGGAGGTGTGGGAAAGGGATAGCTAAGGCTCACCATCTCCTGTCACATAGTACCCAGGGAACTTCTTAAAGTAGGTGGCCTCAAAGCGTTCATGGTTCCCATAGACTGTGCGCATGATTCCTGGCCAGGGCTGCTTGAACACCTAGGGAGTGAGAAAGGCACAGTGGTCACATCTGCTACACTGCCTCACTGGAAGACAATCACAGTCTTGCCAAACCTGAGAAGAAATGGCTTGAATGCCCTTTCTGAGAAGTAGAACAAAGTACAGGCTTCAGAGATAGACAATCCAGGTTTAGAATCCCAGATCTACcatttactaactgtgtgacctcaggttagtaactttacctctctgagcttcaggatCCTCTTCTGTAAATCAGAGAAAATAATCTCAACCTCCCAAAGTTGTTGGGAGGATTGAATTAATGATATGTGGAAGCTGTCTAgtacaatgttttttttattacaaaaaaaatttttttaacatttttattttttgagagacatagtgtgagcaggagaggggcagacaaagagggagtcaaattccaaagcaggctccaggctccgagctgccagcacagagcccgatgcggggcttgaactcacaaactgtgagatcatgacctgagctgaagttggacttaaccgactgagccatccaggcacccctgtctagTACAATGTTCTATTAGTGATAAGCATTTAGTAAATTTGAGTCTCCTCAGGAAATCAGGTCCAGTTTGATATAAGTGAAGATAgtcacataaaaatgaataaataattattgcCCCAATTAATAATATCCTGTGGCAGTAGACTGATGAGATACATGAAATTTCCAGGCTAAGAGTCAAAAGGTCTGGATTTATGTCCTGCCCTTGTAACTAACTTGCTCTTAGTAAAGTAGGATGGAAGGGGGGCGGGGTAGGTTATCTTCCTACAAGTACTAGTACAAAAATCACAACATCTAACATTTGTTAAACACTAACTTAGATTCTGTGCTAAATCCTTCACATGGGTTATCTAACCAATCCAGCAACTTTAGGAGACAAAGGTACTATATAACCctatattacagatgaggaaatttaaGGTTCAGAGGTACTAGGCCACCTATCTGAGGTCCCagaaggggcagagccaggatttgaacccaagcaggtTGACTCTGGAGCCTATATGATTTTCCACTATGTTTTAAAGACTCCTTTCACACTAGAATATTTGTCAAAGGAAGAGTTGGGCCTAAGTTTTCTGGACCCAAAAAGGCATCATCAGGAATCTTTGAGCAGAGGCCTCAAGAGCCAAAGTGGGCcaaaaggcagagaggcaggcaaAGTATCCAGAAGGATTTCCTCCAGGGTCTCTCTGCAGAGGATAAACTCTCAATCATGGAGCTTTACCCACAAGCACCCACCAACAGAGATTAGGTTCTAAACTCTGAAGCAAAGTACAACATTCGTTGCAGTACTCTTTCCCCCAACTCTTAAAAGACATCCAAGGGTTAGGGCCTTACCAGGTAACCTTCAGCTTCACCTTCCAACTCTTCCCCAGACTCATTCAAGATTGCAGGAGCTACACCAAAGAACGGGAAGGTCTAGAAGCAAGCAGGAGACAGGACTCAAGAACAGGAATGTGGCAACTCTGACTCAATTCTCTACCTCTCCCAAGGATCCCCAGAGCCCCAGATTCCTCACACATATCAATCTAGTTCCCCACCCTCTGCCTAGGCCAAATGTCTCGAGATTCTATTCCTGCTTAGCCTAGGACTAGGCAGGGGAGCCACACTCACAGCAGAACCAGGCTTCATTGGTGTGGCACCAGGGAGGGGGGTCAGCATATGGCCACCCTGTGAAAGTCAGACATCAGGAGTTTGAGTCAGTTTTCCCACACTGTCCCTGAGCCCCAGCCTTCTGAATCCTTtactcactgtctctgtctgccaGAAGGTGTCCACGATGGAACAGCGCTGGGCACCGACCACCCGGTGGTACCACAGCCAGGCCTCAGGGTTAATGGGTTCACCCACTGTGCCTAGCACCTGTAAGGATGCCCGGCTATGCCTTGGGCAGGggagtggagaaagaggaaggctcTGAGTACCAATGGGAACCAGGAAAACATGCCTAGgctcttctgccccctcccctattCTAGGCCAAGGAGTTGGAACAATGGAATGGAAAAGACTACACAAAGGTCAGCACCTAGCTCTGAGGAACACTCATGGGGCAGCAGCCAGGAAGGGGGGTCTCACCTGGTGACAGGCTCATCTCCAAACTTCATGAGCAGGCGGATGGCCGTGGGTGCTGTATAGAACTTGGTCACCTTGTACTTATCCACGATGCTCCACAGGCGGCTCACATCCGGGTATGTGGGAATCCCCTCAAACTAACCCCAGTGAAGGCTGGTCATTCCCAGTCCCTTCCCAACAGTCCCTCAGTTCCCCTACCATACCCTCAGGCTCAGTATTTTGCCCCTTCTAACAAACCCATGTCTTCACTCCCTTACCAGATAAACCAAGAGAACTTCCCAGTCAGTATATATAACCCCCTCAGAACTCCCCTTTCTCCAGGAAACAGGTCATTGTGTAAGTACCCCTGTCCATAAACCAAGTGACCTTGGGAGATTGTCATCTATGACCATCTTGTCCATCCCCTAACTAAGCCAAGTATCCTTGAGTCCCAGCTCCCTTCTCACCAAAACACTGGTGGCACCATTGGCCAATGGCCCATAGGTGACGTAGGAATGGCCGGTGATCCAGCCGATGTCTGCTGTGCACCAGAACACATCCTCTGCGTGGAAGTCAAACACATACTTGAAGGTTGTGGCCACATAGAGCATGTAGCCCCCAACAGTGTGTACTACACCCTGGAGGAAGAATAGGGCCTCAGGTTGGGGCCTTGGGCTCACCCCCACAGACCACCAAACAGGACAGAGCTAGAGGAAGATCCTCCTCAGGGATTCTAGCCCTGCCAGCACCCCTTTCATAGCATCCATCTCTCTTCTATCCCTTTTTCTCCATGTTCCCATCTCACACCCATACACATGCATAGTCAGCCTGTCATTCATATCCATACCCTAAAATGGTATTTCTGAGCCACCACTTTCACACACATGAGCACTTCTAGAACACTCACATCGAACAGTGtctctgttttatatttatgCACACACATTCAATTACACattgacagagtgagagtgggaaaAGAAGATAATCTTCTTTGCTTCCTCTACCAGTACCCCATCCCTAGGAAAAAGAGGCCAAAACTGTGCTTCTAAAGCCCCACTAAGAGATATTCAAGCATATAGAGAGAAGAATTTAGGGATGAGGTGAGTGGAAGGTAGGATGATAAATCTTTTAAGTTGATggaaaaatcagttttgtttctggCTCACGCACTGTGCCCTGGGAAGGACTAGTTGTTAACAGTGTGACTTGTGGAAGGAACTGAACTCTAAGAGACATAGTCTAGGAGTCCAGTAAGAATCCCTGTGGCCAATCTCCACTGGCCTTGAGTTCACAGCACAGCTCTCCTTCAATCAAAACACAGGGCACAGACAAGGAACAGTCAGATACATGAACtgatccttttctccttttctgggcACTCATGAAAGCCCCCACCTAAACTATCTCACCCTGGGCATCAACATTTAATGATTGAGGATTTAtgtctttttcaaattctttttttttttaaatagagagaatgcaagtaggggagaggggcagagggagagaaagagagagagaatcttaagtagtctcatgttcagcacagagtctgatatagggctcaatcccacaaccccaggatcatgacctgaggcaaaatcaagagttggatgcttcaggcgcctgggtggctcagttggttaagctccagacttggctcaggtcgtgctctcgcGGTTCATGATTCAAtccctacatcagactctgtgtgggcagctcagaacctggagccatcttcagagtctgtgtttccctctctcatggccccttccctgctcacactctgtctctctctcaaaaataaataaagcattaaaaattttttttaaaaatttagatgctcaactgactgcggcACCCAGTCTCCCCGAGGATTTATGTCTTAATTTGATTTAGAAAAGGTAATGTGACAGTTCCCAAACTCAGGATTAGAAAGTAAAATCTGTATCATCATTCTTCCTCAGAAACTCATTTCTCACCACTacacagtacacacacacacacacacacacacacacacacacgtacgcacgcatgcacacacgcacatacttGCCTTGGGTTTGCCTGTGGAGCCACTGGTGTACAGGATGAAGAGTGGGTCCTCAGCATCACACCACTCAGGCTCACACTCATCCTCTGCCTCTTGCATGAGTTCATGCCACCACAAGTCAATCCCTTGGTTCCAGGAGATCTGCAGGGGTAGGAAGACAGGAATGGGCAGGGAAGAACTGTAACAGCTCAAGATAGGAGTAGAGACCCACCTACCTGGCACCTGGGATTGGGGTAGTAACCCCaggtgggggtgctgggagggagggaacTGTGAGGGTGGAATGCAACAGAGAACAGGAGCAGAACACCAGGCTTCTTGGGTACTCCTAACACCCTACTCCAGAGCTCCTCTTATGTGGTATCaggttgaggagggcaccttggTTGGTCCCTTCTCATCCTTCAGTTCgtagcttaaatgtcaccttcatGGAAGGGTTTTCCCTAAACAGTATCTGGTAGATTCCCAACCCCATCCGCACCCTTGTTACTTTTCTTGATCACAACACCATGTTTCTTTCCTATACAGTACATATTTccagttattttatttagttatttgctTGATTACTGTCTTCCCAACCAAATAGTGAACTCTATGAGTGCAGTGGcatgtttgacttctttctttctttctttctttctctctctctctctctctctctctctctctctctctctctctctctctttctttctttctccccaacaGTGAGCAAAATGCCTGGCACTCAATACatactctacatttttttttttttggatgaatgaatatacacacacaggcctacatataaacatatgtacTTATGGGACTAGTGGCTTATCAGCAGGGATGCAGACACCACCCAATTCAGAAatgcaaaattagtcagagactGCAGGTGAAGCGGGCACCTGGCCCTGTTAGTATTGAAAAAAGTCAACAGCTTTTGGTCCAAGCGCCTTTTCCTGAATGTCTAGACCTTATCCACATCTGCAGGTTTGTACCCTAGCTCCACCCCTGCCTTTACACCACTGGTACCAATGGGTTTCCCACAGACATATTTGTTTGAGGTTCCAttcagcacaaaacctgctttACGTTGGTGGAAAAGGACCAACATGGACTTCTCCCAGGAGAGGGGTGTCCCCCTCTACTAGAGTGTCTTTGATAACTACTTCTGAATCTGTTATCCTGAAATTTTTCTAGCCTCTCCTTGAAACTATTTTACTTTCCTAGTTATATCAGCTCTCTAAACAGCCACCTTTCTGAGTCTACCCTGTGCTAAGGGAAGTTGAGATTCCCTGAACTTGTCCAAATATTACACTGGATCtcaatcctggttctgccacttcctAACTacatatgaccttgggcaagtcactttacctaAAGTcggttcatttttaaatgaggacagttctgggcacccgggtggcttagtaggttaagcatccgacttcagctcaggtcatgatctcatggtttgtgggttcaagcaccgcattgggctctgtgctgacatgacagctcagagcctggagcctgttttggattctgtgtcctcttctctctctgccccttgccggctctctctcaaaaataaacatttaaaaaaaatttttttaaataaataaaatgaggataattctTCTTTCCCTAACGGTCTCACAGGATTTGGggaacatcaaaagaaaaaggcattatCTGGTAAACATCAAACCTTGAATTGTCCTTTGGAGTGGGAAAGACTGATGAATGTCAGGAAGGATAGAAGTTAGTTCAGTTCCACTGAACTCCTCTAGGACATAAATTTTAGGGTGTGATAATGGGAACTGTTTTGGGTTTGCTTTAGCTATCACAAAGTCCTTTCATATTAATTAGCTTCTTGTATGTTCAATGGCCCTGGCTTGCAGGTAGACATGATCATGTAAGAGAAACACCCTACTCCCTATTCCCAATGTATAGCTATATGCTAATTTACTGTGTACATATTTGGTTTAAAAACCCCCAAGTGTTAAACACATACcttgataaattataaaatgattctCCAGCCACTCATCTCTTTCTGTACAACCTGCCCCTTACTTTAGAGAATTTGAAGTTTCTGGCACATAAACATCACAAGAATGACAAGCCCAGGCTGAATAAGGcaccattaaaaagaagaagaagaaggagaagaagaagaaaaagaaacaagagaaagacaCTGCCCACAAGCTAGAAAACACTAAAACAcaccttattttttaatggaatagcCACAGGGGCCTACACATACATTATCACATGGGCACTTTGTTTCTGCCAAATGATCTACTTGAGATGAGGGCATTAATGTATTTAAGCAGAAGAGTGTCAGTATTGCTTTGGGCAAATGGTACTTGTCTACAGTACTGGTTTGAATTGTCATAGAAAAGGCACTAGGTACATGTAAGGGCAAAGCAGAGTTACACTGTGGCAATGAGGAGATTCTTGTAATCTTGCAAAATGGTTTCCTTTGTGGGTATGTGGGTGAAAAGGGCCAGTATTCCAGGTGTGGAACCGATAAACAGCACCAGGAAGCAGGGTGAGCTCAATTAGTGGTGCAAACTCGTTGGTTGTGAATTGGGTGTGTGCCTATGAGGGCCCAGAGCTTTGAACCAGGAAAAGATCTCATTTTTCTGAAGTAAGAATGGAGTTGGCCTTTGTCCTTGGACCAGGATAGCCTCAGGGAAGGCAACTGCCAGGTATGAGAGAGGAACGTGAGGAAGCTCATAGGTGACATGATTGAGAAGAGTACCTCCAAATTGTGCCAAGTGCTCCCTTGAAAAATGCTTAAGGATGATGGGGTATAGAGCTCTCCCGAGATTTCTGCAGCTTTGACTGCCATTATCAGACCAATAAACCTGGACTTCGTAAGCCTACTCTTATGGTCTTTGGTTTTGGGTAACTGATTATTTTCACTTCCAAGAACCAAAAGTTCAGAGCCTGTGGCCTAAAGGTCTCTGGTATTAAGAATTATAGGAgcttatttcttttctggtttcccTTTTAGAAATGCCAGGCTGTCTGCTAAGTTAAAAGCAATAAAAgctacggggtgcctgggtggccgagCCGGTTAAGTGgccggttttggctcaggtttat
This genomic interval carries:
- the ACSS2 gene encoding acetyl-coenzyme A synthetase, cytoplasmic isoform X2, giving the protein MGLPEERGRSGSGSGSREREESGPRSRVRSWSPPPEVSRSAHVSSLQRYRELHRRSVEEPREFWGDIAKEFYWKTSCPGPFLQYNFDVTKGKIFIEWMKGATTNICYNVLDRIVHEKKLGDKVAFYWEGNEPEETTQITYRELLIQVCRFSNVLQKQGIRKGDRVAIYMPMIPELVVAMLACARLGALHSIVFAGFSAESLCERILDSSCSLLITTDAFYRGEKLVNLKELADEALEKCREKGFPVRCCIVVKHLGRAELGTGDSPSQSPPIKRPCPDVQISWNQGIDLWWHELMQEAEDECEPEWCDAEDPLFILYTSGSTGKPKGVVHTVGGYMLYVATTFKYVFDFHAEDVFWCTADIGWITGHSYVTYGPLANGATSVLFEGIPTYPDVSRLWSIVDKYKVTKFYTAPTAIRLLMKFGDEPVTRHSRASLQVLGTVGEPINPEAWLWYHRVVGAQRCSIVDTFWQTETGGHMLTPLPGATPMKPGSATFPFFGVAPAILNESGEELEGEAEGYLVFKQPWPGIMRTVYGNHERFEATYFKKFPGYYVTGDGCRRDRDGYYWITGRIDDMLNVSGHLLSTAEVESALVEHEAIAEAAVVGHPHPVKGECLYCFVTLCDGYTFSPTLIEELKKQIREKIGPIATPDYIQNAPGLPKTRSGKIMRRVLRKIAQNDHDLGDTSTVADPTVICQLFNHRCLTIQ
- the ACSS2 gene encoding acetyl-coenzyme A synthetase, cytoplasmic isoform X1, which encodes MGLPEERGRSGSGSGSREREESGPRSRVRSWSPPPEVSRSAHVSSLQRYRELHRRSVEEPREFWGDIAKEFYWKTSCPGPFLQYNFDVTKGKIFIEWMKGATTNICYNVLDRIVHEKKLGDKVAFYWEGNEPEETTQITYRELLIQVCRFSNVLQKQGIRKGDRVAIYMPMIPELVVAMLACARLGALHSIVFAGFSAESLCERILDSSCSLLITTDAFYRGEKLVNLKELADEALEKCREKGFPVRCCIVVKHLGRAELGTGDSPSQSPPIKRPCPDVQGKLKEKPKRIWPQISWNQGIDLWWHELMQEAEDECEPEWCDAEDPLFILYTSGSTGKPKGVVHTVGGYMLYVATTFKYVFDFHAEDVFWCTADIGWITGHSYVTYGPLANGATSVLFEGIPTYPDVSRLWSIVDKYKVTKFYTAPTAIRLLMKFGDEPVTRHSRASLQVLGTVGEPINPEAWLWYHRVVGAQRCSIVDTFWQTETGGHMLTPLPGATPMKPGSATFPFFGVAPAILNESGEELEGEAEGYLVFKQPWPGIMRTVYGNHERFEATYFKKFPGYYVTGDGCRRDRDGYYWITGRIDDMLNVSGHLLSTAEVESALVEHEAIAEAAVVGHPHPVKGECLYCFVTLCDGYTFSPTLIEELKKQIREKIGPIATPDYIQNAPGLPKTRSGKIMRRVLRKIAQNDHDLGDTSTVADPTVICQLFNHRCLTIQ